One Uloborus diversus isolate 005 chromosome 7, Udiv.v.3.1, whole genome shotgun sequence genomic window, TGACATTTCGCAGGGGTGCTCATCCTTCCAAGAGCAataacaccccccccctcccataaatTCAAAAAAGACTCCCTGCTCcaaggaaaagaataaaatacccctaaaaacagcctttaaaactttcaatggtgcagtctgctcAACGATACTCCCCCTCCCCGTTTACCTCTAATTACGGATTGCAGTACCGGATCAAAAATGCAAAACCAGTTCtcggtatttttttaacgtaataccggaataccggtactagaaatttcccaaaaaacattCAAGAATATAATGATGGAAATGATGGCGGATCAAattattctttctgaattcacgcaagCCAACGGTTCTGTTaataatgcgcgatacacctcctgtAGTTACATGAaaatccttcatcttcaaataattcggttttaaccttgttggttttgaaaaaaatcatttttgttagtGTCTGTGTTTCTTTTATCTTGTGGGAAGTTTTTTTAATCGTTATTATTTATAGCTGAAgagttattattatatatatattaactgaTTCACACCTCCCCACACCCCCATTGGGAGATTCTCATCCATCATACTCTCAAGCAGAAATCCCTCTGGGGAATTTAGGCGAAAGATGGTAGACACGATAGTGATTGTTCTACAAGCGACTGTAATTCTGCTCTAGTATTAACAAGGCCTTCAACGATTTTCCTATGTCGgaataggtttgtgtttgctttttattaaccctttggcttaaaatttacaatgaatttgatcttgttagttttttctttttcgttttcttttcgaaattctgtaccattatgtaaatatctgaatatatgttccaactgattatgccttaCTTCTTCGTAAATGTTCAAAGTATTATAAATGTTATCCCACTTGGCATAAAGCGGAATAGTGAGGCAGAACAGCACgctaataccggtgacaacaaattactgtttATTATACCAACAagaaaagttttatcaaaatttagtacagttgagacaaatattaagaaaataatgtcatatagaattgctgcaattgatggttgggaTAAATTGTTCATATCACAAGCACATTTATAATCACACTTAAAATTAGCTTTTACTAGAAGGCATGTGaaggaaatgaagaaaataaaaacgtggttTATGTAAACTCACGAAAGTgcgattcatcacaccatctGTTGATGAAAATATCACTTTctaatctttccgctacttttattcTTTGATATTCTACATATTCGAGCTTCTGAAGCCAAATATTtacttcaatagattgattttgggaCTGTCTCATCGAAGAAGacatttatattcaaaataacagtagatatctaattagtaaaattgaaaactcgttaattaaaaactatttattattttttgctaataccAAAAAAACTGGTATTCTACCCCCCATCAAATACCGGTACAGTATTACCccccactaataaaatcactggatgataaaatcagccgctttttaaaatcaactctagaagaacagaatcattgcgaTACCAAAACATGGTAAAACCATCcattaataaaatcactattgccgttttataaaatcaaacttttggacatcgtacgtaaaaaattgataaagaagAACCATAAAGTGAAGGAATTGGTCCCAGAAGATGAGGAAAGCTCAGTGCTGAATTTGCCTTTTCAATggatgtcagaaaagcgcttgatgACATACAATGCACTTTAgagcaaagaagaaaatataatgttgaacgtTACAAATGAATTAGTAAACTCGTAAACGATATTGAACCTTTACTCTCCAATTCTGTTAATCAAACTGCAATacgccaatattttaagacccttgtgttaatgaaaaaaaaaaacataatgttcAGTAAAAATGACAACTGTGTTTTagaatacttaaaacaaaaattaatgacgtaatgcatttcgttttttaaagtatttaaacttcaaaacctttcatttttttaaatgtaggtatgccggttaataaaatcagccgctttatgaaatcaaatgctttgagaacgaatgtgatttaAATAAGCGACGGTCActgtattcggtataccggtataccggtattgtaATCACTACCTCCAATCAAGGTAAGCATTGATGATTTGAACCATGCCAATGTCATTGCTGAAAGACACTGAAACTAAGTTTTAAAGGAAAAGCgctgttttaaagtaatgttcgtcaaatgtgttttaaaatcaaaaacaaaactcTCGAAGATGTGTGATTTTCAAAGCTTAAAGAAAGCGGACTGTAACGGCTGGCACATGCCTGCGCTAAAAGTTACATTTACGACAAACAAGGTGATGTACACGTTTCTGTTTACTGCTCTCACACTCTTTCCGAACTCAAATACATTTTCCATTGCTCTATTTTTATGGCCAAACGCAAGTAAATAACGGTCTGAAAGGGAAAGCACTCTGATAGCAAATATAAAGATTTCATAGATGGTGAATTTTCCTCGTAATCCGTAATCATGAAAAATCTCAGGAAAAACAATAAACACCTTTCCCTAAAGAAACTTTTTCTTCACCGAAAATCATTGCAAGCCATAAAAGAGCAGTAAAAGTATCTTTAATACAGCCAATATAGAGTTTCAATTCAAGGAATTGTTGTCCCTCAAGAGGTGTGTATTGAttatcttttgaaattaaaatatacaattaaaaCTAATACGACGGTCGTTCAGAAAGTAAGttctattatgaaaaaaaaaattaattacaagcaAAAAGCGCgattgcgtaaaaaccaaaaaaactaaaaagaaaaaaatataagcccagttgtttagaatgttattaagggatcacagtacctttcagacatttttttttaaatttaagtaaattttatattttttgaaactataatatgcatacttatttcgtaatcaaaaacttattttcaaaatttaaaaatattgcctacattttttaaaaattcaaaaaaattggtgaaaatttcaattttttaaaatccctaaggcttttttatttttgcactaatttaaaaaaaagttttttgctaaacgatcactataatcatctctaaaaatctgttttatttatttgcttatgaggttattagaaaattttctgtgattaattatgtaaaaaatcaaagtttttttttttttaaatttggtttttaaaggtttaacatgctctaaacatttgagtaatttataaaatgcttatccaatgcacagttttgtcaaatatgttatcccaattgcaaaaagttttactttaaagctgtatctttaacagaaaaaaatccttagggattctaatgacatgaaaacacaaaaaaaaaacatcatcgagaaaaagcaatttaaagtttttcttttgcataagaacacatagcgagcatggtcTAAAACCAGTCATAACTCCTTATATATtgtttctgtagcctgtttttggtttctacgcgagatttttctcaagtcttgatcgatttcttttatttacacctTATTTCAAAGCTTAACGTGCAGGTtgctgacgaaaaatagacccacggtctaaaaattgtttattcgggcaaaaaaacctgttttaaagaaccagaatgaggttttcggttaaatttataactttaacttgcactgttaccggcagagctgaatagcttgattggcagagcgttcgactggtaaccaggggaatgcgtgttcgggcccacgtccggacaatctgcatcaaaaattttgaaaaatatcgtgcattacatgaacaatgaataacgaATATGAGGGAGTaaatgaggtagaaacgctcctagctgttatgaaaacttgatgcaacacggagctaaattgatactcatttataaggattttttttaagctttggctcccggaagaaaattgaagcataatgtacgtgaaaatataagtatcaagtttaagatttcagactatatatatatatatatatatatatacatatatatatatatatatatatatatatatatatatatatatatatatatatatatatatatatatatatatatatatatatatatatatatatatatatatatatatatatatatatatatatatatacattggaattgttttttgttcagtaaaatataataaatcgtatgttgaaatatagattcttctaatgagtttttgactctttgtacaaataaaaaaaaatactacctcaatttaaagggtaatatatatatttttcttcgttttgcaaaaaaaaaacaaatagcgtatcacatttttgctacatttgaaaagctacgcttaaaaaagaacttagttcaaattattttgtaattgaaccgtactgttaaatgatgaacacgtgctgccatctaagtcataacggttcaaacagcctgcgataacaaattgtaaaaattttcaaaagttcttcacttctcggcaagaaaaaaaaattaaaattaactgtgggggttttttttttttcggtagagcgttcggctatacactgtctgaacttcgggccagatcgggctgtccgacataatagcaaatttacagtaatattacgcattacatgtattcataacatacaacagataacacacttaataaaaataaatgcagtgggaatgctatttggtgtttcgactcctttatgcaggctacagttatcagataagttgactgctaatcgaagggtgttcttccctttttttttaagctttgactccgtccaggcCACTGAGCAtattgtaagcataaaaaaagtattagatatacctcaagggaatcctttttgtgcagaaaaaattttctttgtatgCTGAAacgtagatttttctaatagcagtgttccgacttttgtacaaatgaaaaaatactacgccaaattaaaactacgagtttcaaccagtaaatctttaattatttattcgaatacgatataaaacattaaaattattatcaatttcattagtaagaaatcattttctactcctctgctttcggctgaaaaaaaaaaaaaaaacattttggttacgttcgaaaaattacacttaaaaaacggactcagttcaaatggttttggttttgaattttaagtgttcgattaaaagaaaaacaagtgcgggcttttaagccgtacaggttaaagaagcctgctatgggaaagtgttgaatattcaaaaataaaaacacttattttttcaaccgaatttattacttctctagaatgtttgtttcaatcgctacgtgagatcttcctcattctttaatcaaattccatgttttacgaataattttaaatcgtatcatgctggctaatgacaaaacatagacgcatgattttatgtttttttcggcgaaaaacatttttactgtgttttattacgcattccttcaatgaatagcattcgaaaaggaaggcacagttgctaggtttgttggagcgtcgtactgttaatcagaatggcgccagttcgaatccgtgccactaaatatctctttaatgtttcttttttttccgttaatgatatttatacttgcattgaaaatacgtacaaccaaaaagggagcgatgatcaaattatcacaacgttgtattcaacgaggttttgttactgatgtcttcaaattacatgccttctcttgtgcacttacttttttccgtttacttttttaggtttttctccacaatattctttctttgaaatttttaaagagtgaaatCCCTATGAAatgattcgaagtacagtgcggagttccgcacgggtagactagtagtttttagttttgaattaagcaataaaaatatttttgatcgtttcatcatttttgaggtactgtaattGAAATAATtctataatcgatacacacacaatacaaatcataaattcaaaagcagaatagaaagatcaacagccggggcccattcctttttgaccaatcgaAGAATCCCGTAAAACttgattcttaaaacaagaagtatacaaaacagaagtagccagTTTGTAGGAATTACGCAACTGGTTTGATGGAGCAGTAGCAAAACTAAGAAATGATATCTCACTTAGAGTATAATGCCTACAAAGAGCACTTTCTAGGACTATActtagagcaacggttgtttccgttcgcgaGCAAGGGCATGTACCAGGTGGGGAGGTGAcaaatttcagcagctattgtaaattttgaggATTGATTAAATGTACTTATTGATGttagtgtaacttttttattattgatttttcctttgtgaaaagcacgggaaagtaatgcgtCTTTTATTTCTACCTAATGTTACCTCTTGTGTTTGTCACttaataaaatgtcaaaaatagtatttttacataaaaatatcatttttttacacaaagaaagcaacatgcttacgtgaaattgaaaatttaaaataggaacgtgcgactcttcgctggttttccattttcaacgaatgcagatgtttacactgtttcaaacaaaagtctGAATTTCTGCTGAATATGAAGCCTAATATGATTTATTGTtatatcatctgaaagctagtgaAACGGgacagtttttggtagatttgatcGGTTCTAGCTCATATGGTTGTTTTTGAAAACGTCGGTTGAAAACTTTGGCActattttaattctgagtgtgtccaatgtcttaaagcttgtagctcgttgtaaaatgcgactattttgatggaaaaagcgtcattttgtaggatttaatctgctctttccaaatatgtacttgtTTTGTGTGTAGGTCCTACAGAATTctcagaaatcggtcgttttctcagaattttgtttttttactcattttccttatatctaccataactcggttacggttaaggattggacacgataatgggtggttctatgcccCGCTTGGGCCCTTCTATAACCCTcattcgtatggcagattcgatcaaactcaccctgtatattacGATTCATTAGTATCTGTACAatatttagtataaataaaaatttcttttgcagGACATTTAGTAAGAATAAATATTTCGTTTGAGTGACATTTTGatatttagtataaataaaaatttattttgtaagatacttcgcatgaataaaaaatatggaaaaaaaatgagacGTAAAATCTGTTCAGAATCATGACTTCTAGAAACATAAAGTAGTATCCCCTGGATGCGAGCTCCCCTGCTTTAATTTGACTGAAACAAGTTCAAGTTATTGCTTCATAATAGGGAAGTTGAAACctattaaatattcatattttgactattggatagtgttaattgaccctcaaaactaaaaaattcaccatcgctgaattttaaaacaccgtgattgatttttaatgaatttttagaaatccacgcgcaaaagtgcgcttttctgaaacgtcacgagtttACGTCACAAGGCACTAATAGGCAGCCTTCCgtcgaagatcccttgttttcgccacggacattttgagcgcgctgatatttttattttttagaaattcaataatccttttgaacacactatgggggccggattcgttaaagcacaatctaataatcttcctcaagtaacatcaatgatggtattcgaatatttccgagaggatgagaggtttaatgttccagaaacgcgaggagtcttcgaagtcaactgcacgtccttcggcttctcccgctgcggaagagcgcatgatgtcacttcctgtgccatttgacgtcacaatcgcttgaactttaaaaattaatttaaaaaaaaaactacttatcgtatcgcaaaatttttttcacctatgatgttcatacatgttactctatcatataaaaataaaattgaaaaatcgaaaacttccctattatttaaatttttgagcaattaaTCAATTTACTCATTTCAGATATCATTGGTACTGCTAGCATGTGGAGCTCTGCTTCTGTTGACTTCTTTGGTCGAAGTCGATGCCCAGTGGCCAGGTGCTGGGGGAATGGGTAACGCAGGTGGTGGAGCAGGAGGCCAAATGGGAGGCGGATTCGGATTCGGAGGGAATGCAGGAGCAGGAGCTGGTGGACAAGGAGGTGGAAAAGGCGGAGCCGGAGCAGGGGGTGGAGCCAACGCCGGAATGAACTTTGGAATGAATGCCGGAGCTGGTGGAGGAGCAGGTAATGTTGCGAATGAAGAAAAACCGGATTTATTCCCGGGAATAAACTGATTTTTTgggaaggaaattttgaaaattcccgagattttcactaaattaaaatacattaaagcTTAGTTTTTATTTCAAGCCTTTtccttaaacttttaaattttaattctgttACTATTATAAATGCAAAGTGCGTCTTTTTCTTTAACATTTAAGAgcaaaaaaatgtgaagaaaattaTCTGTatctttcaaattagtttaattGCGGAAttagcttttgttttctttcttttttttgtaagaaagtaATTGAATGATTGAgttaaataatgaatattttttatgacCACTAAACCAAGGCATAAATAATTGATAATATAATTATTGATGATATGGTTGATGTTCGAAAATTCGTATATGCGCAAGGattacttttacatttattttcaaacattagcCAAATATTTGATAAGCTTTTTcaattaagtttcttttttttttttttttcaaattaattgaaGCAGTGGCTTGATATTAAGAACATACAAGAATATTTAACAGTGAtatcaccgaaaaaaaaaaagaaagaaactggtATAATCATGTTTAAAGACTAACATTAAGGATAAAATCATAAAGTTTGTTTATactcacaaaatttaaaatgatgccCGAAATTCTGGGTTTATTCCTCAGCACTAACATGTTTATTCCCGTCACTCAAAATTTATGGggtttttttcttcatcttttttgagcaatcaagtattgcttattgttctcacttgaccgtttttgaatTCCGGTACCTGCTATATCTCTAAACTATATCCAATGGCCCCtagaatatattttcaattatcatTAGACTATATTTTATGAACTCTGGACTCTATCCAATAACCTCTGAAATATATCCAATTTGAaatttggcatcttgaattcaaattatgtttttcacaattatgattgcgataggagccatttgcagaaacaagaaacccaatgagtaggatccGATCGCAGTTCGTAATTGCGTAAAGCATAGTTTGAgttaaagatgtcaaaattcttttattttttgcatattaagGTGCAGGTGGTGGAGGAGGAGGAGGTGGCAACGGAGGAGCAGGAGCCGGAGCAGGTGGTAACGCTGGAATGGGATTCGGATTCGGAGGGAATGCTGGAGCCGGTGCTGGTGGAGGAGGAGGAGCGGGAGGTGAAGGAGGAGCAGGGGCAGGAGCAGATGCTGGTATGAATTTTGGGTTTGGAGCTAGTGGGAATGCTGGAGCTGGTGCTGGAGGAAATGCAGGAGGTGAAGCGGAGGCAGAAGCAGCAGAAGAAGCGGAGCAAGAGACAGAAgcagaaagaaaataagaaactgCATATTTTTGCAGAGATAGGCAATGTTTTTTACAAAAGCTTTTAGCTGTATTCTATATATGCACAATCATGGGTGATAATTTATTGGATAGGAGTGTTTATAGCACATTTGTCAAGCTATGAGAAAAAGGAGACTTGAAGCACAAGAATAGTTTTCTTTTATGTATATATAATTTACTAAGTTGTGTTAAATTAAAATGGtattcattttaattgtttttgtgaaattagtTATATTCCAACACTTATCACTAACGTTCTTCGGCCAACCATAGCATAATGGATACACACTCGACGTATGTCCTGATTTTGTGACCCAAAATACCAGTATGCAGCGTCCAGCATACTAAGAGGTCTCAGGACTGTTTAAGCTTAAAAAATCCGATGTTTTGaagaagaagttttttttattgtctcTACTTTTCTGAATAGCTTGGTACCAAACTTTTAATGATCGTAAAAATACTTccaaagttattaataaaatagtAGGGGCTGTTTACATTTGGGACCATTGTGAgtttgaactttaaacgcgttttttaaaaacctaaaatttcAGACTACTTGCATCATATTTAAACAAGTTATTGTTCTATTGCTCTGAAATGTAGTGTACGTATTTTGTGGAATATATTCTTTCTAGGACTTATCCATCAATTTAagcaaaacttgtaaaaaaacattttttaagggaCAAGGATTTTACattacaattatgatttttatacaaaattttaatatttattgctacaaaaaatatttgctattttatgagctaaaaaaaaaagatgcatagcATCTTACTGTGACACTTGACTGTAATTTAATGCCAATTTTGGAAATTATAAACCATTATTGAATTCAGAATCATGCGCGGTGCAAAGAATTAACTTTTCGCTATTTGGAAGAAAATCATATTACGTTTTGCATCATAGtctgaattattttgaaattcgaaAGTACTACATTATATACTTTTATATGTGTATTTTCAGTCATAAAGAAATCAAACTGTCAAATGTTTccttaatttgataaaaattttaaaaacagagcTGCTTTCGCATTCTCGTCAACGCAGGATTGGAAAGGGCGCTGTGGGACTTGGGGTGAGGAAGTAGTTTGACAGATAACAGtatagtcggacctccatatatcgaagtagcaaattaccggaaaaaaaatcgatatatagaaacgatcttatttatcgtacaaatctcctCAAATActcaaattaaagctaattttcgtgtatgaaacccaatttctaatttatacgagcatcggattaaatgaaagttgataattaaaaaattaacagaaattacatttctGCGCCGTCATAcaccttcattcttcggcaattaacttgatccgcaacattaggggagtttcgttttgacaatgtaatcgagagaaaagtaaaaaatcagtctacttaaatgatttttactgtagctaaaaagactaggaatgacaaccaacagacaaaagggataaatTGAAAAcggattttacagtgttactggttacagcttagatttgaaataaaacttgagggactttaagaactccagaactgAACAACGACCTATATACACACctttcaaccccagattccttctgagtttcgtagcaacctttagtgaacataatattcttccttaaccttcatttttcattagacaaacagtctgaagtggaaaaaaaatctacaaatgtctcgaaaaaaaatttcgataatataaaaacaatttttctatgtaataaacatagaaatttgctgggatttagatatatagaaaatttcgatatgtggaggttcgactgtatatgtgCCATTTGCAGTAGCAGCAATGGCATGGCGTGGTAGGCATCGTCGTGTTGTTTAGGAGCATAGTCGAAATgcagaaagatatttctgtattggaaagggttcaa contains:
- the LOC129226968 gene encoding uncharacterized protein LOC129226968; its protein translation is MISHLEYNAYKEHFLGLYLEQRLFPFASKGMYQISLVLLACGALLLLTSLVEVDAQWPGAGGMGNAGGGAGGQMGGGFGFGGNAGAGAGGQGGGKGGAGAGGGANAGMNFGMNAGAGGGAGAGGGGGGGGNGGAGAGAGGNAGMGFGFGGNAGAGAGGGGGAGGEGGAGAGADAGMNFGFGASGNAGAGAGGNAGGEAEAEAAEEAEQETEAERK